The nucleotide window AAGTGTACCTTTTTGACCGTAGCTTAATACTTTTACTTCATCGCCCAATTGCAGGTTTTGCTTACGCTCACGGGCAGCGACAGCCTTTTGAAGCACTTTGTTATTGTCAATCGGTGCTGCATTATCCAAACGTTTCTTCGCATCGATTAACTCATGCTCTTTAACTGATAAAGCGGCATTTTCTTTCATTTTTTTCAACTCTGCAATAATTGATTCGGCTTCTTTCTTCGCCTCATCGACAATTTTGCGAGCCTTGTCTTTCGCTTTTTTCTCCAGGTTTTCCTTTTTCTCATCATAAATACGAAGACGTTCTTCCAGCTCTGTACGGATTTTTTGTGCATCTTCCAGTAAAAGGTGAGCTTCGTCTGCTTCACGTTCAGATCGTAATCGGCTTTCTTCAAGTGAAGCAATCATTGACTCTACTTCATGACGGTCAGTACCTGTAAAGGATTTTGCATGGTCGATTACATTTGAACTTAATCCAAGTCGTTTGGAAATTTCAAATGCATTTGAACGACCCGGCACCCCAATGAGCAATCGATACGTCGGGCTGAGTGTTTCAATATCGAACTCTACACTTGCGTTAACTACTGATGGACGGTTATAGCCATATGCCTTCAGCTCCGGATAGTGGGATGTTGCCATAACACGTGCGCCGCGATCGACTGTTTCATCCAATATAGCAATTGCAAGAGCTGCACCTTCCTGCGGATCGGTACCTGCACCAAGCTCATCAAATAAAATTAAAGATTTTTCATTAAATTTGCTTAAAATGTCTACTATATTCACCATATGAGAAGAGAAAGTTGATAATGACTGTTCAATTGACTGTTCATCGCCAATATCTGCAAAAATTTGCTCAAACACGGCCAATTCCGAACCATCCAGTGCCGGAACCGGCAGTCCGCACTGTGCCATAATTGTACACAGTCCCACTGTTTTCAATGTTACTGTTTTACCACCTGTATTTGGTCCAGTAATAACAATTGCTGTAATATCCCGTCCAAATTCAATCGTATTGGCAACAGCTTCTTCAATTGGCAATAGCGGGTGCCGTGCGCGAACTAGTCGTGTATAACCTTCTTTATTCATTTTTGGCATTGTGCATTTATTCGCTTGTCCGTATTTCCCTTTTGCTAAAATGACGTCCAGTTCTCCAAGTAACTGCACAAGAACAAATATTTCATGACCGACTTCCTGTACCTTTAAAGTAAGTTCGGACAGAATGCGCTCGATTTCAGCCTTTTCCTTCACTTTGAGACGCTGTACTTCATTGTTCGCCTGAATCACCGCATCAGGCTCGATGAATAAAGTTTGACCTGAAGCTGACTGATCGTGGACGATTCCGCCATAATGCGAACGATACTCTTGTTTAACCGGGATTACGAAGCGGTCGTTACGAATCGTAATAATCGCGTCAGACAGCATTTTTGTAGCGTTCGAACCACGTGTGAGACTTTCCAGCTTCTGACGCACTTTCGACTCTTCTGAACGTAAAGACTGGCGAATTGAACGTAAGGCAGGACTCGCTGAATCAAGCACCGTACCATTATCATCAATACAGTCATTAATTTCGTGCTGCAATGCAGTCAAGACAGGCATTTGTTCTTTACGTTCAATAAAGTGCGGGATTTCAATCGTATTTTCCGATTCAATATCTTCAATGAAATTCCGTAAAATCCGGCTTGCCCGTATTGTGCTTGCAATTTCCATTAATTCCATCGGGCTGAGCATACCGCCGATCTGTGAGCGTCGTGCATGTGGACGTACATCGAAAATGCCACCCAACGGCACATTGCCTTTTACGCGTAAAATCGCGAGCCCTTCGTCCATTTCTTCCAGGAGTTCGACAACTGTATCGTAATCCGTTTCCGGTACAAGTTCATCGATCGCTTGTTTTCCGATAGAGTTCGTACAAAATGCCGCTACTTGCTCGCGTACTTTATGAAATTCTAGTGTTTTCAATGCTCGTTGTTCGATCATGAGAACACCTCCTATTACTTTTCTTTATTTTTCGCAATAAATGCTTCGAACTTTTCTTTGGACCATGTGTTGACGATCAGGTCTTTTTTCAGCCATGCTTTTTGGGCGTATTTGACACCGATGTCCATAAAGCGCAGCTGATCAATTGCATGCGCGTCTGTATTGATGGCGATTGGTACATTTTTCTCCATTGCCAGCATTAAATATTCGATGCTTAAGTCCAGGCGGTACGGATTTGCATTGAGTTCCAATATTTTACCATTTTCTGCTGCCCATTCGATCAGTAACGGTACATCCGGATCATAGCCGCCGCGCTGTCCGACGATACGGCCTGTCGGGTGAGCAATCATATGGACATACGGATTTTCTACTGCTGTTTTTAAGCGCGCCATAATTTTGTCCTGCGATTGAGTAAAACTTGAATGGATCGATGCGATAACAAAATCCAGTTCTTTTAAAACATCATCTCCAAAATCTAATGTTCCATCAGGCAGAATATCCATTTCCGTACCTCTGTATAGTCGGAAACTTGGATTTGCTTCGTTAAATGCATAAATATCAAGCTTTTGCTGTTCAAGTCGTTCAGGTGTTAATCCATTCGCCACTTTTAAATATTGCGAGTGATCGGTAATGACGGCATGTGAATATCCGATATCCATTAAAGCTTGCCCCATCTCGCTCACTGAATGCGCACCATCTGACCATGTTGTATGCATATGAAGATCCGATACGATATCTTCCAGCTTCACTAATCCGCTAAGCTCGTCCAAACGGTCCAGCTCTTTCCCGCTTTCACGCACAGTCGGCGGAATAAAAGGTAAATTGAAATGCGCAAAAAACGCTTCTTCCGATTCAAACGTTACTACAGTACCATCTTCCTGCTCGACACCATATTCACTTATTTTTTTCCCTAATGATTTTGCAAGCTGACGCATGCGTACATTATGGTCTTTCGAACCGGTGAAATGATGAAGTGCTGACGCAAATTCTTCACGCGACACTAAACGGAAATCTACACTTACCGGTTCTTCACGATCCAGTATGACAGACACTTTTGTATCCCCTGCCGCAACAGTTTCCAATATCGCAAGGCGCGTTAAAATCGCTTCACGAACAGACTCATATTCCTTCGTTGCCACGATGAAATCAACATCTTTACTCGTTTCCGCAACGCGTCGGAAGCTTCCTGCAACCGAGAACTTTTCTACTTCAGGCAAACTCGCTAAAAGCTCGTTAATTTCCAAAACAACAGGCTCAAGCTGCCAAATAGGTAACCGCTCAGCACGGGAACCAAATGTTTCAAGTTCTTTTAAAATTTTTTCCTCAGTTTTTGCCGCAAACCCTGCAAGCGCTCTTACTTGCCCTGCCTCACACGCTGCCTTTAATGTGGCTGCATCCACGATGTTCAGTTCCTGATACAATTTGGCAAGCTTTTTACCACCTAACCCGGGTAGTTTCATCAATGGAACAAGCCCTTTCGGTACAGCTGCCTCCAGCTCCTTCAATACAGTCGATTCCCCGATTTCCATCAGCTCTGTAATAACCGAAGCCGTTCCTTTTCCGATCCCTTTAATTGCTGTAATATCATCGATTTCGCTCAGGCTCCGCTCGTCTGCCTCGAGTGCTGCCGCCGCTTTTCGGAATGCGGATACTTTAAACGGATTTTCTGCCTGCAGCTCCATATATAAAGCTATTTTTTCCAATGTACGGATAATAATTTTTTTGTTCATCATTGTCTCTCCTTTAAAAAAGCTCCTCCCGAAAATCGAGAGAAGCACTGCATGATTTTCAAATCAATTACGCCTCGGCATAATGGTGTCCAGGTTCGGCTAAAGATCCGCGGTAAACGGATAAGTCAGCAGTTTTAGCAAAATGCGATGCTTTCAGGCTGACTTCCTTCTTTAGTAATTCCTTTTCCGAATTTTGGACACCCGCTACATAAGTTAGTTCTTTTGAATATACCACCAATTTTGGAACATGCTTGTAATAAGCGGTGTATGCTCCAGTATAAGTCCTGCCAAAATCGAACTGTCGATGAATGTTTGAATCGATTCCACCGGCAGTAGTGCTACAACATACAGTCCAATAAAAAGAACAAGATACATTTCGATAAATCCAAGAACTGCACCTAATACATAGTTTAATGAACTCAATACAGGTAAATACGTTAAAAAATCAAACATTGATCCGACAATTTGGAGGGCAATCTTTACAGCAAAGAAAATAATGGCAAACGCAAAGACGCGATAAAACGTACGGTCAACATCGAGTGAATCCAGAACGAGCGTCATTGTTGAACCTTCTGTAAATCCAGGATACGGAATCCATAAAACAAATTTTTCTGCTAGCGGCTTATAGTAAATAACCGCTACAATGAGGGCAATAATGAAACTTCCGATATTGATAAGTTGAACAACGAACCCTCGTTTCGCTCCAACTATGAGACTAATGATAAAAACTGCGAGAATAATTAAATCCAACATGTATGTCAACCCTTCAAATGTTTCAATTGTATTTCTAGTTTTTCAAATTGCTCTTTTAATAATAGATAATCGTGCACAGAATTAACGGCTGTTAATACAGCTAGCTTCGCTGTATCTAAAGATGGATTATGGGCACTGATTTCCCGCATTTTGTCGTCCACTAACGAAGCAACAAGACGCATATGGACCGATGATTCTGTTCCTACCATTTTATATGTATTACCATATATTTCTACGGAAATGCGATTCTTTTCTTGCTCAGCCAAAATAATCCCTCCAGAAAAAATAAGTGAACAGTAACGAAAAAACTTTTTTCGTTCTTTGCCCAATAAAAGATTGAAAGCAAACCTGATTGATTCTATTATATAACGATGCCATTTTCCTATTGTACATCATAACATTTCCAATTTCACTATCGCAACACCATGTCCAGAATGTTCCTTCTAAAGAAGCATACATATGTAAGTTCCCCTTTTTTTTCAAAAAAGCTATACTACATAGTATGACATCATTTTTGAAAGGATCGATTATGACAAATATTGTTTTACTTTGCAGTGCTGAACAACAGCAATCAATACAACATTTCTATAAAGACGCCCTTATCGAACGAAAGGCTCCCGGTGTTATTTTCGCGGCAAAACTTGCCGATACGGCCATTACTGCATA belongs to Solibacillus sp. FSL W7-1436 and includes:
- a CDS encoding endonuclease MutS2 yields the protein MIEQRALKTLEFHKVREQVAAFCTNSIGKQAIDELVPETDYDTVVELLEEMDEGLAILRVKGNVPLGGIFDVRPHARRSQIGGMLSPMELMEIASTIRASRILRNFIEDIESENTIEIPHFIERKEQMPVLTALQHEINDCIDDNGTVLDSASPALRSIRQSLRSEESKVRQKLESLTRGSNATKMLSDAIITIRNDRFVIPVKQEYRSHYGGIVHDQSASGQTLFIEPDAVIQANNEVQRLKVKEKAEIERILSELTLKVQEVGHEIFVLVQLLGELDVILAKGKYGQANKCTMPKMNKEGYTRLVRARHPLLPIEEAVANTIEFGRDITAIVITGPNTGGKTVTLKTVGLCTIMAQCGLPVPALDGSELAVFEQIFADIGDEQSIEQSLSTFSSHMVNIVDILSKFNEKSLILFDELGAGTDPQEGAALAIAILDETVDRGARVMATSHYPELKAYGYNRPSVVNASVEFDIETLSPTYRLLIGVPGRSNAFEISKRLGLSSNVIDHAKSFTGTDRHEVESMIASLEESRLRSEREADEAHLLLEDAQKIRTELEERLRIYDEKKENLEKKAKDKARKIVDEAKKEAESIIAELKKMKENAALSVKEHELIDAKKRLDNAAPIDNNKVLQKAVAARERKQNLQLGDEVKVLSYGQKGTLLQKAGNEWVVQIGILKMKLPESDLEYVKPEKEQVTRPMMNVKNRNSIVKLELDLRGERYEEALIRTEKYLDDALLANYPRVSIIHGKGTGALRQGIQNFLKNHKRVKSYRYGEAGEGGFGVTIVELK
- the polX gene encoding DNA polymerase/3'-5' exonuclease PolX — translated: MMNKKIIIRTLEKIALYMELQAENPFKVSAFRKAAAALEADERSLSEIDDITAIKGIGKGTASVITELMEIGESTVLKELEAAVPKGLVPLMKLPGLGGKKLAKLYQELNIVDAATLKAACEAGQVRALAGFAAKTEEKILKELETFGSRAERLPIWQLEPVVLEINELLASLPEVEKFSVAGSFRRVAETSKDVDFIVATKEYESVREAILTRLAILETVAAGDTKVSVILDREEPVSVDFRLVSREEFASALHHFTGSKDHNVRMRQLAKSLGKKISEYGVEQEDGTVVTFESEEAFFAHFNLPFIPPTVRESGKELDRLDELSGLVKLEDIVSDLHMHTTWSDGAHSVSEMGQALMDIGYSHAVITDHSQYLKVANGLTPERLEQQKLDIYAFNEANPSFRLYRGTEMDILPDGTLDFGDDVLKELDFVIASIHSSFTQSQDKIMARLKTAVENPYVHMIAHPTGRIVGQRGGYDPDVPLLIEWAAENGKILELNANPYRLDLSIEYLMLAMEKNVPIAINTDAHAIDQLRFMDIGVKYAQKAWLKKDLIVNTWSKEKFEAFIAKNKEK
- a CDS encoding CvpA family protein, producing MLDLIILAVFIISLIVGAKRGFVVQLINIGSFIIALIVAVIYYKPLAEKFVLWIPYPGFTEGSTMTLVLDSLDVDRTFYRVFAFAIIFFAVKIALQIVGSMFDFLTYLPVLSSLNYVLGAVLGFIEMYLVLFIGLYVVALLPVESIQTFIDSSILAGLILEHTPLITSMFQNWWYIQKN
- the zapA gene encoding cell division protein ZapA; the encoded protein is MAEQEKNRISVEIYGNTYKMVGTESSVHMRLVASLVDDKMREISAHNPSLDTAKLAVLTAVNSVHDYLLLKEQFEKLEIQLKHLKG